A genomic region of Leptolyngbya sp. NIES-2104 contains the following coding sequences:
- a CDS encoding cation:proton antiporter gives MHLDIVVQVLIQILLVIGLSRLIGLGFRRLNQPLVIGEIVAGIMLGPSLFGMIAPNVAAWIFPPETIPFLGVLSQIGLIFFMFLIGLELDPKYLKNGLNVAILVSHVSILVPFSLGALASLLLYPLVSCDGVSFTAFALFLGAAMSITAFPVLARIITENNLQNTRLGALALTCAAVDDVTAWCLLALAIAVTRYNNMIAAIPTIIEAIAYIALMFTVGRLVLKQFAVLYDRKGKLTQTVLASIYMVVVISALITELIGIHLIFGAFLVGVTMPKHPGLTRELAQKTEDFVLTFLLPVFFAYSGLRTQVGLLNRPVLWGLCAIVVAVAIIGKYVGTYVAARVSGVEKREASALGWLMNTRGLTELIVLNIGLSLNVISPLLFTMLVIMALVTTFMTSPLLEMIYPKQQIRQNQINQPDVSDQYHVLVPIANPTTQRGLIELAMSIAIGNSSNAIVTPLSLIQLDQDYVYESLPSEANRQIALTNEKLQALIQTLEPADYRHLVRPIVQVDRDVARATTQIAMRDRANLILVGWHRPAFHSNRLGGRVGELLTMAPVDVAVFVDRHSTKLENLLLPYVPNLHTDLGLELALRLLINRDQTRLKILRVQPFSELSSEFNALLDRLPNRVRRRIDLPIVEASSPIQAVIESSEFADLTIAGASREWGIERQTLGRYTDELAEACRSSLLITRRYSQVASHLTSILEVADEKPV, from the coding sequence ATGCACCTCGATATTGTTGTCCAAGTTTTAATCCAAATCCTTCTCGTGATTGGCTTATCACGCTTGATCGGGCTTGGATTTCGACGACTGAACCAACCGCTCGTCATTGGTGAAATCGTAGCGGGGATTATGTTGGGTCCGTCGCTATTCGGGATGATTGCGCCGAATGTTGCAGCGTGGATTTTTCCACCTGAAACGATTCCATTTCTCGGTGTTCTTTCTCAGATTGGACTAATCTTTTTCATGTTCCTCATCGGATTGGAACTCGACCCGAAATATCTCAAAAATGGGTTAAACGTTGCGATTCTCGTTTCACACGTCAGTATATTAGTTCCATTTTCACTTGGTGCATTAGCATCACTATTGTTATATCCGTTAGTTTCATGTGACGGCGTATCGTTTACAGCGTTTGCGTTATTTTTAGGCGCAGCGATGTCGATTACGGCGTTTCCAGTATTAGCAAGAATTATCACAGAAAATAATCTACAGAATACTCGATTGGGTGCATTGGCGCTGACTTGTGCGGCGGTCGATGATGTGACGGCTTGGTGTTTATTGGCGTTAGCGATCGCAGTCACACGCTACAACAATATGATTGCGGCAATTCCAACGATCATCGAAGCGATCGCTTATATCGCTCTGATGTTCACGGTCGGGCGATTGGTATTGAAACAGTTTGCGGTTTTGTACGATCGTAAAGGCAAACTTACGCAGACTGTTCTCGCCAGCATTTACATGGTGGTGGTGATTTCAGCACTGATCACAGAATTAATTGGCATTCATTTGATTTTTGGCGCGTTTCTCGTCGGCGTAACGATGCCGAAACATCCCGGTTTAACTCGCGAACTTGCCCAAAAAACTGAAGATTTTGTGTTGACTTTTTTGCTGCCCGTGTTTTTTGCTTATAGCGGTTTGCGAACTCAGGTCGGCTTGTTGAATCGTCCGGTGCTGTGGGGGCTTTGTGCGATCGTGGTTGCGGTGGCAATTATTGGAAAATATGTCGGAACTTACGTAGCCGCGAGAGTTTCAGGCGTAGAGAAACGAGAGGCTTCGGCACTCGGTTGGTTGATGAATACTCGCGGTTTAACGGAACTGATTGTTTTAAACATTGGTTTGAGCTTGAATGTCATCTCACCGTTACTGTTTACGATGTTGGTAATCATGGCGTTAGTGACAACTTTCATGACATCGCCATTGTTAGAAATGATTTATCCGAAACAACAAATTCGCCAAAATCAAATCAATCAACCTGATGTTTCTGATCAATACCATGTGTTAGTTCCGATCGCGAATCCAACCACACAACGAGGATTAATCGAACTTGCAATGTCGATCGCAATTGGCAATTCTTCTAATGCGATCGTAACTCCGCTCAGCTTAATCCAACTCGATCAAGATTACGTTTACGAAAGCCTTCCGAGTGAAGCAAATCGCCAAATCGCACTAACGAACGAGAAACTTCAAGCTCTAATTCAAACATTAGAGCCTGCGGATTATCGTCATTTAGTGCGTCCGATCGTGCAAGTTGATCGCGATGTTGCCCGCGCCACGACTCAAATTGCAATGCGCGATCGAGCGAATCTTATTCTCGTCGGCTGGCATCGTCCCGCGTTTCACAGTAATCGATTAGGCGGACGAGTCGGGGAACTTCTCACAATGGCTCCGGTTGATGTCGCTGTGTTTGTCGATCGACATTCGACAAAGTTAGAAAATCTCTTACTTCCCTATGTTCCAAATCTCCACACTGATTTAGGTTTAGAACTTGCATTGCGGCTTTTAATCAATCGAGATCAGACTCGTTTAAAGATTCTCAGAGTTCAACCTTTTAGTGAACTTAGCTCTGAATTTAACGCACTGTTGGATCGCCTTCCTAATCGCGTTCGTCGTCGAATTGATTTGCCGATCGTCGAAGCGAGTTCTCCGATTCAAGCCGTAATTGAATCCTCCGAATTTGCAGATTTAACGATCGCGGGAGCAAGTCGCGAATGGGGAATCGAGCGACAAACATTAGGACGATACACCGATGAACTGGCGGAAGCATGTCGATCGTCGCTTTTGATCACACGACGATACAGTCAGGTTGCATCTCATCTCACTTCAATTCTGGAGGTTGCCGATGAAAAGCCTGTTTAG
- the scpB gene encoding SMC-Scp complex subunit ScpB, with product MSRLTTTLEAILYLKAQPLTIAQLSELAGCDRKTIEEALMELMSEYAHRDGALEIAETDSGYSLQLRETYQNLINALIPADIGVGALRTLAVVALKGPLSQTELVEIRGSGVYQHIPELVEMGFVRKRKNSDGRSSLVQVTDKFHQYFQINQDIGQLIQKRSTQPEPEEVVEEPALVES from the coding sequence ATGTCTCGGTTAACGACGACTCTCGAAGCCATTCTGTACCTGAAAGCGCAGCCGTTGACGATCGCGCAATTGTCCGAGTTGGCGGGATGCGATCGCAAAACGATCGAGGAAGCTTTGATGGAATTGATGTCAGAGTATGCCCATCGCGACGGTGCTTTAGAAATTGCTGAAACCGATTCAGGCTATAGTTTGCAACTACGAGAAACGTATCAGAATTTGATTAATGCGCTGATTCCCGCAGATATCGGAGTCGGAGCGCTCAGAACGTTGGCGGTTGTGGCGCTAAAAGGTCCGCTGAGCCAAACAGAACTAGTTGAAATTCGGGGATCTGGCGTGTATCAGCACATTCCAGAGTTAGTCGAGATGGGATTTGTGCGGAAGCGGAAAAATTCAGATGGTCGATCGTCGTTAGTGCAAGTAACGGATAAGTTTCATCAGTATTTCCAAATCAATCAAGATATTGGGCAGTTGATTCAGAAGCGATCGACCCAACCTGAACCGGAAGAGGTCGTGGAAGAGCCTGCTTTAGTGGAGTCGTAA
- a CDS encoding DUF3285 domain-containing protein, translating to MSDTPETPVTETSQEPKPSYVKLAMRNMVRKRGKSIFHFALTTIGLLGTLVVLSYLTR from the coding sequence ATGAGCGATACGCCTGAAACTCCCGTAACAGAAACCTCCCAAGAACCAAAACCTAGCTACGTAAAGTTAGCGATGCGGAACATGGTACGCAAGCGCGGAAAATCAATCTTTCACTTCGCCCTCACCACGATCGGGCTGTTGGGAACGCTCGTTGTCCTTTCGTACTTGACCCGGTAA
- the ybeY gene encoding rRNA maturation RNase YbeY gives MQIEVSVQDCFHQELPIQAETWEIWFRRWLELIKPTQNGEPLHPHEQYELSLRLTNDREIQSLNQNYRYKDQPTDVLAFASLEVDYPQFDELDTEPLYLGDIVISVETADRQADPHNLETELAWLAAHGLLHLLGWDHPDDASLLRMLDQQQILLNAVGLEAKR, from the coding sequence ATGCAAATCGAAGTCAGTGTTCAGGACTGTTTTCATCAAGAATTGCCGATTCAGGCGGAAACTTGGGAAATTTGGTTTCGCAGATGGCTCGAATTGATCAAGCCAACCCAGAATGGGGAGCCGCTGCATCCTCACGAACAGTACGAATTGAGTCTACGATTGACTAACGATCGAGAAATTCAGTCGCTCAATCAGAATTATCGATATAAAGATCAGCCAACCGATGTACTAGCTTTCGCCTCTCTAGAGGTAGACTATCCGCAGTTCGATGAATTAGACACAGAGCCACTCTATCTAGGGGATATCGTGATTTCGGTCGAAACTGCCGATCGACAAGCCGATCCTCACAATCTAGAGACAGAACTCGCTTGGCTTGCCGCTCACGGACTTCTTCACCTGTTGGGCTGGGATCATCCCGATGATGCGAGTTTGCTGCGAATGTTAGATCAGCAACAGATCTTACTGAATGCAGTGGGATTAGAGGCGAAACGTTAG
- a CDS encoding diacylglycerol kinase family protein, which yields MSQELPTPTPKRSKVIPLVKPERDLAWQVAPTLFTSFRYAWMGISYAFVTQRNFRIHVCLGSIAIGFGLLLKASVVELAVIGLTIGLVLAMELLNTAIESVVDLTVKQTYHELAKIAKDCAAAAVLVAAIAAVLVAGCILFPKVWVLLLQIF from the coding sequence ATGTCCCAAGAACTTCCCACGCCAACCCCGAAGCGATCGAAAGTGATCCCGCTCGTGAAGCCTGAGCGAGATCTTGCTTGGCAAGTAGCTCCGACGCTGTTCACCAGTTTCCGTTACGCCTGGATGGGAATCAGCTACGCCTTTGTGACGCAGCGAAATTTCAGAATTCATGTGTGTCTGGGGTCGATCGCGATCGGGTTCGGTCTGCTGCTGAAAGCTTCAGTGGTCGAATTGGCGGTGATTGGATTGACGATCGGGCTGGTTCTGGCGATGGAATTACTCAATACCGCGATCGAATCGGTGGTCGATTTGACAGTGAAGCAGACCTATCACGAATTGGCGAAGATTGCCAAAGATTGTGCGGCGGCAGCAGTTCTCGTCGCAGCGATCGCGGCAGTTCTGGTGGCGGGCTGCATTCTATTTCCGAAAGTTTGGGTGTTATTGCTCCAGATCTTCTGA
- a CDS encoding aminodeoxychorismate/anthranilate synthase component II, with product MILVIDNYDSFTYNLVQYLGELGEEFAIASDVQVYRNDQITLDQVRELKPDAIVISPGPGRPEDAGVSMELIRQLGVSTPILGVCLGHQSIGQVFGGDIVSAPELMHGKTSPVNHTNMGVFEGLDNPMTATRYHSLVIDRESCPAVLEITAWVDDQTIMGVRHREYPHIQGVQFHPESVLTASGKQLLRNFLRSIKDQ from the coding sequence ATGATTCTAGTTATTGATAATTACGACAGCTTTACGTATAACCTGGTGCAATATTTGGGCGAATTAGGCGAGGAATTCGCGATCGCATCCGATGTCCAGGTTTATCGAAACGATCAGATTACGCTCGATCAAGTTCGGGAATTGAAACCAGATGCGATCGTCATTTCTCCAGGACCCGGACGACCCGAAGATGCCGGAGTTTCGATGGAATTGATTCGACAATTGGGAGTCAGTACGCCGATTCTGGGCGTGTGTTTGGGGCATCAGAGTATTGGACAAGTCTTTGGCGGCGATATCGTTTCCGCACCTGAACTGATGCACGGGAAAACTTCGCCTGTGAATCATACGAACATGGGTGTATTCGAGGGATTGGACAATCCAATGACCGCAACTCGGTATCATAGTCTGGTGATCGATCGAGAAAGTTGTCCGGCAGTCCTGGAAATTACCGCATGGGTGGATGATCAAACGATCATGGGCGTTCGGCATCGGGAGTATCCGCACATTCAAGGGGTGCAGTTTCATCCAGAAAGCGTGTTAACCGCTTCGGGTAAGCAACTGTTGAGGAACTTTTTGCGATCGATCAAAGATCAATAA
- a CDS encoding MBL fold metallo-hydrolase, which produces MKRRQFIQYATAGLASSVVAGQAQAQSGGLSVRYLGHMCFLFTGSGQRILVNPFRSQGCTAGYRPPNVQTDLVMISSQLLDVGAVDVVPGNPKLLVEAGAYNVGGLKIQGVATDQDRVGGRRFGRNIAWRWNQGGLNLLHLGGTAAPITLEQKILIGSPDVVFIPVGGSARAYNPQEARQALQVLNAKMIVPMYFRTSAAKGECDLGGLDAFLSLMSGTPVRKGGNSLSMSRSDLPKEGSVIQVMNYA; this is translated from the coding sequence ATGAAACGCAGGCAGTTCATTCAGTACGCGACCGCAGGATTGGCATCGTCGGTAGTTGCCGGACAAGCACAGGCACAATCTGGAGGGCTTTCTGTCCGCTATCTCGGTCATATGTGCTTTCTATTCACGGGAAGCGGTCAGCGAATTTTAGTTAATCCGTTTCGGAGTCAGGGCTGTACGGCGGGATACCGTCCCCCAAATGTGCAGACAGATTTGGTGATGATTAGTAGCCAGCTTTTGGATGTAGGGGCTGTTGATGTGGTGCCCGGAAATCCGAAATTGCTCGTGGAAGCAGGTGCGTACAATGTGGGCGGTTTGAAGATTCAGGGCGTGGCGACCGACCAAGACCGGGTTGGGGGTAGACGATTCGGGCGGAATATTGCTTGGCGTTGGAATCAGGGCGGTTTGAATCTGCTGCATTTGGGCGGAACGGCTGCACCGATTACGTTGGAGCAGAAGATTTTGATCGGGTCGCCGGATGTGGTGTTTATTCCGGTGGGTGGGAGTGCAAGAGCTTATAACCCACAGGAGGCACGACAAGCGCTGCAAGTCTTGAATGCGAAGATGATTGTGCCGATGTATTTTCGTACCAGTGCAGCGAAGGGAGAATGTGATTTGGGTGGATTGGATGCGTTTCTTAGCTTGATGAGTGGAACCCCTGTACGGAAAGGGGGAAATTCATTATCGATGAGTCGATCGGATTTACCGAAGGAAGGATCAGTGATTCAGGTGATGAATTACGCTTAA
- a CDS encoding glycosyltransferase family 39 protein, which yields MQILKAIIQAISEGKRLEIELVFQSFFALFLIGLIPAFVIFKFRNQFNRIIHPILLILASLILVNYLGLVILYPTWADYADPAEANVAIVSWLFRSGQPIYPYLNAAERYINNYGAFSYVIQSVFLSLLTPSIFSSKVAGCLAGFSSLSLIFLLIRHQLGWKIAIYGSAIVSLCFLAQTSASGLLTSSFWVRPDALLLFFTVLGLFLTVRGRKWTAILGSAIALGISTNLKITAFLHFVPIYVLLVYRFRFASILISSSIALLTTILPYLIPQISFTNYWTWLQQVRLKGINPEQIPKNLLWTGFVGVPTAIAFLQSVLTDSFKRWLPKNLLFCITLIIGIVINAVISSTRGALENNMLPFVPLLVYLAIELFRQAKPSKILTPVSLSAVIAFMLSIGLAVYSTEVKFIDRMLTAPGHQAIADLNQFMAANPNRTIGMGYGAVSYQLSTYRPQLVFKGNPYLLDSASLMEMQASGLNNTPESTLNAMRTCQTEIWLLPKGKPPFQVYSYYPPLQKLFSDEFRKIFAENYDRQFSTKFYDAWFCKR from the coding sequence ATGCAAATATTAAAAGCCATTATTCAAGCAATTTCAGAAGGCAAAAGATTAGAAATTGAATTAGTCTTTCAAAGCTTTTTCGCCCTATTTTTGATTGGATTAATTCCAGCATTTGTCATTTTCAAATTTCGGAACCAATTCAATCGAATCATTCATCCAATTTTGCTGATTCTTGCCAGTTTAATCCTGGTCAATTACCTCGGTTTAGTCATCCTTTATCCAACTTGGGCAGACTATGCTGATCCGGCTGAAGCCAATGTTGCGATCGTATCCTGGCTATTCCGAAGCGGTCAACCGATTTATCCCTATCTGAATGCGGCTGAACGCTATATCAACAACTACGGTGCATTCTCTTACGTAATTCAAAGCGTATTTCTCAGCCTGTTAACACCCAGTATTTTCTCCTCAAAAGTCGCAGGGTGTTTGGCAGGATTTTCTAGTCTAAGCTTAATCTTTTTGCTGATTCGGCATCAATTAGGATGGAAAATAGCGATTTATGGAAGCGCGATCGTATCTCTCTGTTTTCTCGCTCAAACCTCTGCATCCGGATTATTAACCTCATCATTTTGGGTTAGACCCGATGCGTTGCTGCTATTTTTTACGGTGTTAGGATTATTTCTTACGGTTCGAGGCAGAAAATGGACTGCGATACTTGGAAGCGCGATCGCACTCGGAATCAGCACCAATCTCAAAATCACAGCCTTTCTACACTTCGTTCCAATTTACGTTTTACTAGTGTATCGTTTTAGATTCGCTTCTATATTAATTTCATCGAGTATTGCTTTATTAACTACGATATTACCTTATCTAATCCCCCAAATTTCATTTACAAATTACTGGACGTGGTTACAGCAAGTTCGACTCAAAGGAATTAACCCTGAACAAATTCCTAAGAATCTTTTATGGACGGGATTTGTTGGAGTACCTACCGCGATCGCATTTCTTCAATCTGTCTTAACCGATTCCTTCAAACGCTGGCTCCCAAAAAATCTACTTTTTTGCATCACTTTAATCATTGGAATTGTGATCAATGCGGTGATTAGCTCCACCCGTGGCGCGTTAGAGAATAATATGTTGCCATTTGTGCCACTATTGGTCTACTTGGCGATCGAGCTTTTTCGACAGGCGAAACCTTCTAAAATCCTGACTCCGGTTAGTTTAAGTGCTGTGATCGCGTTCATGTTATCCATCGGTTTAGCCGTTTATTCAACTGAAGTGAAGTTTATCGATCGCATGCTCACGGCTCCTGGACACCAAGCGATCGCAGATTTGAATCAATTCATGGCAGCAAATCCGAATCGCACGATCGGAATGGGATATGGTGCAGTCAGCTATCAGCTTTCAACCTACCGCCCACAGCTTGTGTTCAAAGGCAATCCTTATCTACTTGATTCTGCCTCCCTGATGGAAATGCAGGCATCAGGATTGAACAATACGCCAGAAAGCACACTGAATGCGATGAGAACTTGTCAAACTGAGATTTGGCTGCTTCCAAAAGGCAAGCCACCGTTTCAGGTTTATAGCTACTATCCGCCGCTGCAGAAACTATTTAGCGATGAATTTAGAAAGATTTTTGCTGAGAACTACGATCGACAATTCAGCACCAAATTCTATGATGCTTGGTTCTGCAAACGCTGA